The Magnolia sinica isolate HGM2019 chromosome 10, MsV1, whole genome shotgun sequence genome includes a window with the following:
- the LOC131258264 gene encoding oligopeptide transporter 3-like — protein sequence MLRKYLVEPAEMWWPSNLAQVSLFRALHEKDSRSKGLTRMHFFLIFLVASFAYYALPGYMFPILTFFSWVCWAWPRSFTAQQIGSRYHGLGVGAFTLDWAGKSAYHGSPLVTPWFSIVNVGVGFIMFIYIIIPLCY from the exons ATGCTTAGGAAATATTTGGTTGAGCCTGCTGAGATGTGGTGGCCGTCCAACCTTGCTCAGGTCTCTCTGTTCAG AGCGCTCCATGAGAAGGATTCTCGATCGAAAGGTCTCACCCGGATGCACTTCTTCCTTATCTTCCTGGTGGCAAGCTTCGCTTACTATGCTTTACCCGGCTATATGTTCCCTATCCTGACATTCTTTTCATGGGTTTGTTGGGCATGGCCCCGCAGCTTCACAGCCCAGCAGATTGGATCTAGGTACCATGGGCTTGGAGTGGGTGCATTCACTCTCGACTGGGCAGGGAAATCGGCCTACCACGGCAGCCCGTTGGTGACACCTTGGTTCTCCATTGTCAACGTTGGAGTCGGATTCATCATGTTTATCTACATAATCATCCCTTTATGTTACTAA